In one window of Chryseobacterium viscerum DNA:
- the thrC gene encoding threonine synthase — protein sequence MKYYNLKDSLENFDFREATIKGQGKEKGLFFPENIPQFNEEFIQNIHDYSHEEIAYQCMKDFVGDEIPAEILKEIVAETVSFKIPLVKINEQISILELFHGPTLAFKDIGARFMSRCLSYFLKDQQKKVTVLVATSGDTGGAVAHGFYKIPQINVVILYPKNRVSPVQEKQLTALGENISALEVKGSFDDCQNLVKQAFSDEEINSQLFLTSANSINVARWLPQQIYYLIALKQWIQHHKKQPVICVPSGNFGNICAGILAHFRGLPVSHFIAACNANQVIPDYFKTQNYQPQKAVATLSNAMDVGDPSNFVRILELFGHQFEALKNKISAYSIDDDETMNIITEVYKKYGYILEPHSAVAFAAMEQYLQENPEQKGFILGTAHPVKFPDAVEKAIHTQIEIPESLNNLMKKEKKTVEINSDFEELRRFLLHKI from the coding sequence ATGAAATATTATAACTTAAAAGATTCTCTGGAAAACTTTGATTTCAGAGAGGCAACAATAAAAGGTCAGGGAAAAGAGAAAGGATTATTTTTCCCTGAAAACATTCCACAGTTTAATGAAGAATTTATTCAGAATATTCATGATTATTCTCATGAAGAAATTGCGTACCAATGCATGAAAGATTTTGTGGGAGATGAAATTCCTGCAGAGATACTAAAGGAAATTGTAGCTGAAACCGTCAGTTTTAAAATTCCTCTGGTAAAGATCAACGAACAGATCTCCATATTGGAACTGTTTCATGGTCCTACCCTTGCCTTTAAAGATATTGGTGCAAGGTTTATGAGCCGTTGTCTGTCTTATTTTCTGAAAGATCAACAGAAGAAAGTCACTGTTCTTGTAGCCACTTCCGGAGATACCGGAGGTGCTGTCGCCCATGGGTTTTATAAAATTCCGCAGATTAATGTAGTTATTTTATATCCCAAGAACAGGGTAAGTCCGGTTCAGGAGAAACAGTTGACCGCATTAGGAGAAAATATTTCTGCATTGGAGGTAAAAGGTAGTTTTGACGACTGCCAGAACCTTGTAAAACAGGCTTTTTCAGATGAAGAAATCAATAGTCAGTTATTTCTGACCTCAGCCAATTCCATCAATGTAGCGAGATGGCTTCCCCAACAGATTTATTATTTAATAGCATTGAAACAATGGATTCAGCACCATAAGAAACAACCGGTAATCTGTGTTCCGAGTGGAAATTTCGGAAATATCTGTGCCGGAATTCTGGCTCATTTCAGAGGTCTCCCCGTCAGCCATTTTATTGCTGCCTGTAACGCCAATCAGGTAATCCCTGATTATTTTAAAACCCAAAATTATCAACCGCAAAAAGCAGTTGCTACCTTATCTAATGCTATGGATGTGGGAGATCCAAGCAATTTTGTAAGGATTTTAGAACTTTTCGGACATCAGTTTGAAGCTTTAAAGAACAAAATATCTGCATATTCCATTGACGATGATGAAACAATGAATATCATCACAGAAGTCTATAAGAAATACGGATATATTCTGGAGCCTCACAGTGCCGTAGCCTTTGCTGCAATGGAACAGTACTTGCAGGAAAATCCTGAACAAAAAGGATTTATTCTGGGGACTGCACATCCGGTAAAGTTTCCTGATGCAGTGGAAAAAGCCATTCATACTCAGATTGAAATTCCTGAATCGTTGAACAATCTTATGAAAAAGGAGAAAAAAACTGTAGAAATAAATTCAGATTTTGAAGAATTAAGACGATTTTTGCTTCATAAAATATGA
- a CDS encoding homoserine kinase, with translation MKKVKLKVPATVANLVCGFDILGMAVYDPYDEMEFRLLETPEIIIKHIDSFGLPEEASKNVAGVVLLKIQEYFNLKIGFEVIIRKHIKPGSGLGSSAASAAGAVFGANILLGNKLSKEEMVYFAMFGEELASGVRHADNIAPCIYGGITLVKSSNPIDIIPLNSPDLFVTAVHPQVEVKTSDARQILKKNISLKSAVEQWGNIAGLVAGIQKNDYSLIGRSLNDVIIEPIRSILIPKFDKIKSKSLQLGALGGGISGSGPSIFMLSEQKETAEKTAQMMKSVYDEIEIENLIYVSKINPNGIQIVEEA, from the coding sequence ATGAAAAAAGTAAAATTAAAAGTCCCGGCTACCGTTGCCAACTTGGTCTGCGGATTTGACATTCTGGGAATGGCTGTCTATGATCCATATGATGAGATGGAATTCAGGTTACTAGAAACTCCTGAAATTATTATAAAGCATATTGACTCTTTCGGACTTCCTGAAGAAGCTTCCAAAAATGTTGCGGGTGTTGTCCTATTAAAAATTCAGGAATATTTTAATCTGAAAATTGGTTTTGAAGTGATTATCCGTAAACATATAAAACCTGGAAGCGGGCTCGGCTCCAGTGCGGCAAGTGCCGCCGGAGCCGTCTTTGGAGCCAATATATTATTAGGAAACAAATTATCAAAAGAAGAAATGGTGTATTTTGCCATGTTTGGAGAAGAACTGGCTTCAGGAGTTCGTCATGCAGATAATATTGCTCCGTGTATCTATGGGGGAATTACCCTGGTAAAATCCTCCAACCCTATTGATATCATTCCTCTGAACAGTCCTGATTTATTTGTAACGGCAGTACATCCGCAGGTGGAAGTCAAAACTTCAGATGCAAGACAGATTTTAAAGAAAAATATCAGTTTGAAAAGCGCTGTAGAACAATGGGGAAACATAGCTGGTCTTGTAGCAGGAATTCAGAAAAATGATTATTCATTGATTGGCAGAAGTCTTAACGATGTCATTATAGAACCAATCCGCAGTATCCTGATTCCAAAATTTGACAAAATAAAATCAAAAAGCTTACAATTGGGTGCTTTAGGAGGAGGAATATCCGGTTCAGGACCTTCTATTTTTATGTTGTCCGAACAAAAAGAAACAGCAGAAAAAACTGCTCAGATGATGAAATCAGTGTATGATGAAATTGAGATAGAAAATCTGATATACGTTTCAAAAATAAATCCGAACGGAATTCAAATCGTTGAAGAAGCTTAA
- the thrA gene encoding bifunctional aspartate kinase/homoserine dehydrogenase I encodes MKVLKFGGTSVAHSQNILLVEKIIKDESLKSKIVVIVSALHGVTDQLIKAAEYASVKDENYIQIIQNLEEKHISLVKDLFPITEQSSLLSFVKKHFNDIEDLYNGIFVLGELTNRIKDKIASYGEFLSSKIIASRLQHGGLDCTWMNSADLIRTDSNFTNAKVDFDSTEKNIIHFLNENQNRILVGPGFVAHDEKNNATTLGRGGSDYTASIIASSIHAEELQIWTDVNGMMTADPRLASNAKPISEISYHEAMELSHFGAKVLYPPSIQPVMVKNIDLIIKNTFDPEASGTLISHQLKSSENEKQIAVGVSNMNNIALLTLEGSGMVGIPGISAKLFQCLSHEKINIILITQGSSEHSITIAIEEKEALRAEHAINLSFADDINLKRVCAVNIETELSIVALVGESMKSRSGVSAKMFGCLGNNGINIRAIAQGSSERNISIVISEKDSKKAVNVLHEEFFESEIKQIHLYICGTGNVGSKLIQQIYDQNAYLRENFLINLRIAGISNSRHMIFSDKGISQEDYLIWNQQGEKASAREFAEEIIHRNLRNSVFVDVTASADVPEIYESLLKRSVNIVACNKIAASSDLKKYKTLKNTARNHNCNFYFETNVGAGLPVIGTINDLIKSGDQIQSIQAVLSGTLNFVFNHYDGSRTFSEVVAQAQQEGYTEPDPRLDLSGTDVARKILILARESGYPLQFEEIENVGFLPEECMQGSVDDFYEKLTAYEDHFKNLLKNAKNEGKILKYVAEFEDGKAKVGLQHIAPDSDLFHLYGKDNIVIFKTLRYSEQPLVVKGAGAGADVTASGVFADIIRSI; translated from the coding sequence ATGAAAGTTTTAAAATTCGGCGGAACATCAGTCGCCCATTCTCAGAATATTCTCCTGGTAGAAAAAATTATAAAAGATGAATCTTTAAAAAGCAAAATAGTGGTTATTGTATCAGCACTTCATGGCGTTACCGACCAACTGATCAAAGCTGCAGAATATGCTTCCGTTAAAGATGAAAATTATATTCAGATTATTCAGAATCTTGAAGAAAAACATATCAGCCTGGTCAAAGATCTTTTTCCTATCACAGAACAAAGTTCATTGCTAAGTTTTGTTAAAAAACATTTTAACGATATAGAAGACCTTTACAACGGAATCTTTGTTCTTGGTGAACTTACCAACAGAATCAAAGATAAAATTGCCTCCTACGGAGAGTTTCTGTCTTCAAAAATTATTGCATCAAGACTTCAGCATGGAGGACTAGACTGTACATGGATGAATTCGGCAGATCTTATCAGAACAGACAGCAATTTCACCAACGCAAAAGTAGATTTTGATTCCACAGAAAAGAATATTATCCATTTTCTGAATGAAAATCAGAACCGTATCCTTGTAGGGCCCGGTTTTGTAGCCCATGATGAAAAAAATAATGCAACAACATTAGGAAGAGGTGGTTCTGATTACACAGCTTCTATCATTGCATCTTCTATTCATGCAGAAGAGCTCCAGATCTGGACAGATGTAAACGGAATGATGACTGCTGATCCACGTTTGGCTTCCAATGCGAAACCTATTTCAGAAATTTCTTATCATGAAGCGATGGAACTTTCTCATTTTGGGGCAAAAGTGCTTTATCCACCATCCATTCAGCCTGTCATGGTAAAAAATATAGATCTGATCATCAAAAACACTTTTGATCCTGAAGCATCTGGAACTTTAATTTCTCACCAACTGAAATCTTCAGAAAATGAAAAACAGATTGCAGTAGGAGTTTCAAATATGAATAATATTGCTCTGCTTACACTGGAAGGCAGCGGTATGGTAGGGATTCCGGGTATTTCAGCAAAATTATTCCAGTGTTTAAGTCATGAAAAAATAAATATCATCCTTATTACACAGGGATCTTCGGAGCATTCTATAACGATTGCCATTGAAGAAAAAGAAGCTTTACGTGCTGAACATGCTATCAATTTATCTTTTGCAGATGATATCAATCTGAAAAGAGTGTGCGCAGTAAACATTGAAACAGAACTTTCCATTGTGGCTTTGGTTGGAGAAAGTATGAAAAGCAGAAGTGGTGTGAGCGCCAAAATGTTCGGATGTCTGGGAAATAACGGGATCAATATAAGAGCAATTGCGCAAGGGTCTTCAGAAAGAAATATCAGTATTGTTATTTCAGAAAAAGACAGTAAAAAAGCAGTGAATGTACTTCACGAAGAATTTTTCGAGTCTGAAATTAAACAAATCCACCTCTATATCTGCGGAACAGGAAATGTAGGTTCAAAACTCATTCAGCAGATCTATGATCAGAATGCTTATTTAAGAGAAAACTTTTTAATCAATCTGAGAATTGCAGGAATTTCCAACAGCCGTCATATGATATTTTCAGATAAAGGAATATCACAGGAAGACTATCTTATCTGGAATCAACAGGGAGAAAAAGCTTCAGCGCGGGAATTTGCTGAAGAGATTATCCACCGAAACCTGAGAAACTCTGTTTTTGTAGATGTAACTGCAAGTGCTGATGTACCTGAAATTTATGAAAGTTTATTAAAAAGAAGCGTGAATATCGTGGCATGTAATAAAATTGCAGCCTCTTCAGATTTAAAAAAATATAAAACTTTAAAAAATACAGCGAGAAACCACAACTGTAATTTTTATTTTGAAACGAATGTAGGAGCAGGGCTTCCGGTCATAGGAACCATCAACGATCTCATCAAAAGCGGAGATCAAATTCAATCCATTCAGGCTGTTTTGAGTGGAACATTGAATTTTGTCTTTAATCATTATGACGGCAGCAGGACATTTTCTGAAGTGGTAGCCCAGGCCCAGCAGGAAGGTTATACAGAACCCGATCCAAGGCTTGATTTATCGGGAACTGATGTAGCAAGAAAGATTTTAATCCTGGCAAGAGAATCCGGATATCCGCTTCAATTCGAAGAAATTGAAAATGTGGGTTTTCTTCCTGAAGAATGTATGCAGGGAAGCGTAGATGATTTTTATGAAAAGCTTACAGCATATGAAGATCATTTTAAAAATTTATTGAAAAATGCTAAAAATGAAGGCAAAATATTAAAATACGTTGCAGAGTTTGAAGATGGTAAAGCAAAAGTAGGTTTACAGCATATCGCTCCTGATAGTGATTTGTTTCATCTTTATGGCAAAGACAATATTGTCATTTTTAAAACCCTCAGGTATTCCGAGCAGCCATTGGTAGTAAAAGGAGCCGGGGCCGGAGCTGATGTAACGGCAAGCGGAGTTTTTGCAGATATTATTCGTTCTATTTAA
- a CDS encoding bacteriocin-like protein, which produces MKNLKKLNRQNLKSISGGNVNNCFENCPAGPYGPGQPRSCADYHALPECCKGRVLVSIDCFDRP; this is translated from the coding sequence ATGAAAAATCTAAAGAAATTGAACCGCCAAAATCTGAAATCGATCAGTGGAGGAAATGTGAACAACTGTTTTGAAAATTGTCCTGCCGGGCCATACGGACCGGGTCAACCAAGATCATGTGCTGATTATCATGCTTTGCCAGAATGCTGTAAAGGAAGAGTATTGGTAAGCATTGACTGCTTTGATCGTCCTTGA
- a CDS encoding bacteriocin-like protein, producing the protein MKTIKKLSREEKKSITGGFTDIQIEACGGEQFVCFRGGGKWGCWLKPGGTCYAPML; encoded by the coding sequence ATGAAAACAATTAAAAAATTATCACGTGAAGAAAAGAAAAGCATCACCGGAGGATTTACCGATATCCAGATTGAAGCCTGTGGTGGTGAACAATTTGTATGTTTCCGCGGAGGTGGAAAATGGGGATGCTGGCTGAAACCGGGAGGAACCTGTTACGCACCAATGTTGTAA
- a CDS encoding bacteriocin-like protein encodes MKNLKKLNRKELEQLNGAAGPSRCAGCPQHATFGDGPEYQYPCSAYQGLPDYCKMCVLVSMECVDGGVS; translated from the coding sequence ATGAAAAATTTAAAGAAATTAAACAGAAAAGAACTTGAACAATTAAACGGAGCAGCAGGTCCGTCAAGATGTGCAGGATGTCCACAACACGCTACATTTGGAGATGGTCCTGAATATCAGTATCCATGTTCTGCTTATCAGGGACTGCCTGACTACTGTAAGATGTGTGTGTTAGTAAGTATGGAGTGTGTGGACGGAGGAGTTTCTTAA
- a CDS encoding bacteriocin-like protein, with the protein MKNLKKLDRRSLKNVNGGGSSCSLNCEIHETCGQGCNGELICVPRGMYIPDNC; encoded by the coding sequence ATGAAAAATCTAAAAAAATTAGACAGAAGAAGTCTTAAAAATGTAAACGGCGGCGGCAGTAGTTGCAGCTTAAACTGTGAAATACATGAAACCTGTGGCCAAGGCTGTAATGGAGAATTAATCTGCGTACCAAGAGGAATGTACATTCCGGATAATTGTTAA
- the nadA gene encoding quinolinate synthase NadA, producing the protein MSTETLEKAKSAIPVRGFLDIKDIAIPQGEELVKAILKLKEEKNAVILAHYYQPGEIQDIADFLGDSLQLARQAKDTNADMIVFCGVHFMAEAAKILNPTKKVVLPDTMAGCSLADGCSGEGLRKMREQHPNALIATYINCNAETKAESDIIVTSSNAETVIEALPKDRPIIFAPDKNLGRYLSKKTGRDMILWDGSCVVHEAFSMERIAQQLADNPDAKLIAHPESEEAVLKLAHFIGSTSALLNYVEKDDCQKFIIATEEGILHEMRKRAPHKELIPALVFDESCNCSECFYMKRNTMEKLYLCMKYELPEILIDEELRLRALKPIEAMLDLSKSIK; encoded by the coding sequence ATGAGTACCGAAACATTAGAAAAAGCTAAATCTGCAATTCCTGTCAGAGGATTTCTGGATATTAAAGATATTGCTATTCCTCAGGGTGAAGAGCTTGTAAAAGCAATTCTTAAACTTAAAGAGGAAAAAAATGCTGTTATTCTTGCCCATTATTACCAGCCCGGAGAAATTCAGGATATCGCTGATTTCCTTGGAGATTCTTTACAACTGGCAAGACAGGCAAAAGATACAAATGCTGACATGATTGTATTCTGTGGAGTACATTTCATGGCAGAAGCAGCTAAAATTCTGAATCCAACTAAAAAAGTAGTTCTCCCTGATACTATGGCCGGATGCTCTCTGGCAGATGGTTGTTCCGGAGAAGGACTGAGAAAAATGCGTGAACAGCACCCGAATGCTTTAATTGCAACTTACATTAACTGTAACGCAGAGACTAAAGCAGAAAGTGATATTATCGTAACCAGTTCAAATGCTGAAACTGTAATAGAAGCACTTCCGAAAGACAGACCTATCATTTTTGCACCGGACAAAAACCTTGGAAGATATTTATCTAAGAAAACAGGCCGTGACATGATCCTTTGGGATGGAAGCTGTGTAGTACACGAAGCATTTTCAATGGAAAGAATTGCTCAGCAGCTCGCTGATAATCCTGATGCTAAGCTGATTGCACACCCCGAAAGTGAAGAAGCTGTTCTGAAACTGGCTCACTTTATCGGCTCTACTTCTGCCCTGTTGAATTATGTAGAAAAAGATGACTGTCAGAAATTCATCATTGCGACAGAAGAAGGAATTCTTCATGAGATGAGAAAACGTGCTCCTCACAAGGAATTGATTCCTGCATTGGTTTTTGATGAAAGCTGTAACTGCTCAGAATGTTTCTATATGAAACGTAATACAATGGAAAAGTTGTATTTATGTATGAAGTATGAACTTCCTGAAATTCTTATCGACGAAGAATTAAGATTAAGAGCACTGAAACCTATTGAGGCAATGCTAGATCTTTCTAAAAGTATAAAATAA
- the gmk gene encoding guanylate kinase, translated as MDKVIIFSAPSGSGKTTLVKHSLETFPELNFSISCTTRQPRGSEVHAVDYHFLTPDEFRQKISEGAFVEYEEVYTDKYYGTLKSEVEKIWNQGKVVIFDVDVKGGISLKKYFGEKALSIFIEPPSIEELERRLISRNTDDAETIKTRVAKAEEEMSYASEFDKIVINEDLDAAKIEIESLIKSFIERN; from the coding sequence ATGGATAAAGTAATTATATTTTCAGCACCATCAGGGAGCGGAAAAACTACATTGGTAAAGCATTCACTGGAAACATTTCCGGAACTGAATTTTTCAATCTCATGTACCACAAGACAACCAAGAGGAAGTGAAGTTCATGCAGTAGATTATCATTTTCTGACACCTGATGAATTCAGACAGAAAATTTCTGAAGGTGCTTTTGTAGAATATGAAGAAGTATATACTGACAAATATTACGGTACTTTAAAATCTGAAGTAGAAAAAATCTGGAATCAGGGAAAAGTAGTTATTTTTGATGTAGATGTAAAAGGAGGTATTTCTTTAAAAAAATATTTCGGTGAAAAAGCCCTGTCTATTTTTATAGAACCACCTTCCATTGAAGAATTGGAACGAAGATTGATTTCAAGAAATACAGATGATGCAGAAACCATAAAAACCCGTGTAGCAAAGGCAGAAGAAGAAATGTCCTACGCCAGCGAGTTTGACAAGATCGTTATTAATGAAGATCTTGATGCAGCTAAAATAGAAATAGAAAGTTTAATAAAAAGTTTTATAGAAAGAAACTAG
- a CDS encoding YicC family protein, with protein MILSMTGFGRAEDVFEGKKITIDIKSLNSKSFDLNIKIPLRYKEKEFEIRKILNDRIIRGKVDCYVNIENLEESNDVKINKNLIDSYINELRNIASDGPNFEYLKMAVRLPDAITSRPDELTEGEWEALAKIVNNAVDRFEEFRRTEGSILHEELNRNIQNIDKYLGEVIPFEEERIVSVKERYQKSLKEFENVDETRFYQEMAYFTEKLDISEEKVRLAQHLKYYKEVMDNESFNGKKLGFISQEIGREINTLGSKANHAEIQKLVVMMKDDLEKIKEQTLNVL; from the coding sequence ATGATTTTATCAATGACCGGATTCGGTAGAGCCGAAGATGTTTTTGAAGGAAAAAAAATTACTATAGATATTAAATCTCTGAACAGCAAGAGCTTTGATTTGAATATTAAAATTCCTTTACGTTATAAAGAAAAAGAATTTGAAATCAGAAAAATTCTTAACGATAGAATTATCCGTGGAAAAGTAGACTGTTACGTTAATATTGAGAATCTTGAGGAGTCCAATGATGTAAAAATTAATAAAAACTTAATTGACTCTTATATCAACGAACTTAGAAACATAGCTTCTGACGGACCCAATTTCGAATACCTTAAAATGGCGGTAAGACTTCCTGATGCCATTACGTCAAGGCCTGACGAGCTTACGGAAGGTGAATGGGAAGCATTGGCAAAAATTGTCAATAATGCCGTGGACAGATTTGAAGAATTCAGAAGAACTGAAGGCAGCATTCTACATGAAGAACTAAACAGGAATATTCAGAATATTGACAAATATCTTGGAGAAGTGATTCCTTTTGAAGAAGAAAGAATTGTAAGCGTGAAAGAGCGTTATCAGAAATCTTTGAAAGAATTTGAAAACGTAGATGAAACACGTTTTTACCAGGAAATGGCCTATTTTACTGAAAAACTTGATATTTCTGAAGAAAAGGTAAGACTTGCCCAGCACCTGAAATATTATAAAGAGGTAATGGACAATGAATCTTTCAACGGAAAAAAACTGGGCTTTATTTCTCAGGAAATCGGAAGAGAGATCAATACATTAGGTTCTAAAGCTAATCACGCAGAAATCCAGAAACTGGTAGTGATGATGAAAGATGACCTGGAAAAAATTAAAGAACAAACGCTAAACGTATTGTAA
- the miaA gene encoding tRNA (adenosine(37)-N6)-dimethylallyltransferase MiaA: MKKKNLISVVGPTGIGKTRLAIDLAQHFNTEIISCDSRQFFKEMKIGTAAPSEEELAGAPHHFIGNLSVEDYYSIGQYEEDALQKLNELFTTHDTVILVGGSMMYEKAVIEGLHDLPEANAENQEKLQTIMEQAGIEKLQEILQELDPEYFSVVDIHNHRRLLRAIDIIWQTDKKYSEHISVSQNGRDFNVIRIGIEAPREELYDRINRRVDMMMENSLLDEVKGLEKFKDLTALNTVGYAELFKYFDGEWDLDFAVSEIKKNSRRYAKRQLTWYRKADDIHYLQLGYSEKDFEDLLQWIAEEFEK; the protein is encoded by the coding sequence GTGAAAAAGAAAAATTTGATTTCTGTTGTAGGACCCACCGGAATTGGTAAAACGAGATTGGCAATTGATTTGGCTCAGCATTTCAATACGGAGATTATTTCCTGTGATTCCCGTCAGTTTTTTAAAGAAATGAAAATAGGTACAGCAGCACCTTCAGAAGAAGAACTGGCTGGAGCACCTCATCATTTTATCGGAAATCTTTCAGTGGAAGACTATTATTCTATCGGACAGTACGAAGAAGATGCCCTTCAAAAACTCAATGAACTTTTTACTACGCATGACACCGTAATTCTTGTTGGCGGAAGCATGATGTATGAAAAAGCTGTGATAGAAGGTCTGCATGATTTACCAGAAGCGAATGCTGAAAATCAGGAGAAACTTCAGACTATTATGGAGCAGGCAGGAATAGAAAAACTTCAGGAAATCTTACAAGAACTCGATCCTGAATATTTCAGTGTGGTGGATATTCACAATCACCGCAGGTTGTTGAGAGCCATTGATATTATCTGGCAAACGGATAAAAAATATTCTGAACATATTTCGGTTTCTCAGAATGGCAGAGATTTTAATGTCATTAGAATCGGAATAGAAGCCCCAAGAGAAGAACTGTATGACAGAATCAACCGCAGAGTGGATATGATGATGGAAAATAGCTTGCTGGATGAGGTGAAAGGTCTTGAAAAATTCAAAGATCTGACCGCTTTGAATACTGTGGGCTATGCAGAATTATTCAAATATTTTGACGGAGAATGGGATCTTGATTTTGCTGTTTCAGAAATAAAAAAGAATAGCCGCAGATATGCGAAACGCCAGCTGACATGGTACAGAAAGGCGGATGATATTCATTATTTACAATTGGGATATTCTGAAAAAGATTTTGAAGATTTACTTCAATGGATTGCGGAGGAGTTTGAAAAATAA
- a CDS encoding efflux transporter outer membrane subunit gives MKRVKNIILTFVLAIGSVSCVSKLAYTEPELPLPEKFQYTATADTASIANLEWKQFFSDPILQGLIEKGIKNNYDLQIALKQVAASQEKLKQAKYMQYPDVGFGVNGQISRPSKNSMNGQSLNLFLGSSHVEDYNAAFNLSWEADIWGKIKNQQEVSRMQYLQTYEGSKAVQTQVVAAIAQGYYNLLMLDRQLTIAKSNLELSSNTLMITQKMWESGDNTSLGVQQAAAQKQATELLIAQLEQNIAIQENALSILTGELPNKVNRTIEMSDTSLPQNISAGLPAAMVSRRPDVRQQELVLLESNAMVGIAQANMYPALKITANGGVNSFKIDNWFQIPASLFGSVLGGITQPIFQKRQLKTDLAVAKIQRERNVLAFRQSVLNAVGEISDALVSNENLKVQEQKATEQSTTLKDGIKSAQLLYKGGSANYLEVITAQGNSLQAELNLASIKRQRLSSIVDLYRALGGGWK, from the coding sequence ATGAAAAGAGTAAAAAATATTATTCTAACATTTGTACTGGCCATAGGCTCTGTTTCGTGTGTATCCAAGCTGGCATACACGGAACCTGAGCTTCCTCTTCCGGAAAAATTCCAGTACACCGCAACTGCCGACACAGCCAGTATAGCCAATCTGGAGTGGAAACAGTTTTTCAGCGACCCTATTTTACAGGGATTGATTGAAAAAGGAATTAAAAATAATTATGACCTTCAGATCGCCTTAAAGCAGGTTGCTGCTTCACAGGAAAAACTGAAACAGGCAAAATATATGCAATATCCGGACGTTGGCTTCGGAGTAAACGGACAGATTTCAAGACCTTCCAAAAACAGTATGAACGGGCAAAGCTTAAATTTATTTTTAGGATCAAGCCATGTTGAAGATTATAATGCAGCCTTTAACCTTTCATGGGAAGCGGATATCTGGGGGAAAATTAAAAACCAGCAGGAAGTTTCAAGAATGCAATATCTTCAGACTTATGAAGGTTCAAAAGCAGTTCAGACTCAGGTAGTAGCAGCAATTGCACAAGGGTATTATAACCTGTTGATGCTTGACAGACAATTAACTATTGCAAAATCTAATCTGGAACTAAGCAGCAATACTCTGATGATTACACAGAAAATGTGGGAAAGTGGTGATAACACCTCTTTAGGAGTACAGCAGGCAGCCGCACAGAAACAGGCAACAGAACTTCTGATTGCTCAGCTGGAACAGAATATTGCTATTCAGGAAAATGCATTGAGTATTCTGACAGGCGAACTGCCTAACAAAGTAAACAGAACCATTGAAATGTCTGATACTTCATTACCTCAGAATATTTCCGCAGGGCTTCCGGCAGCTATGGTAAGCCGAAGACCGGATGTGCGCCAGCAGGAATTGGTTTTATTAGAATCCAATGCCATGGTAGGAATTGCTCAGGCGAATATGTATCCGGCATTGAAGATTACAGCCAATGGAGGAGTAAATTCATTTAAAATTGATAACTGGTTTCAGATTCCGGCTTCATTATTCGGATCCGTTTTAGGAGGAATTACCCAGCCTATTTTCCAGAAAAGACAATTAAAAACAGACCTTGCAGTAGCAAAAATTCAAAGGGAAAGAAATGTTCTGGCCTTCCGTCAATCGGTATTGAATGCTGTTGGAGAAATTTCTGATGCTTTGGTTTCTAATGAAAATTTAAAAGTTCAGGAACAGAAAGCCACAGAGCAATCTACCACGTTAAAAGATGGAATTAAGAGTGCACAACTTCTTTACAAAGGAGGTTCAGCCAATTACCTGGAAGTGATTACAGCACAGGGAAATTCCCTACAGGCAGAGTTGAATCTGGCTTCCATTAAAAGACAGAGATTAAGCAGTATTGTAGATCTATACAGAGCTTTAGGCGGCGGTTGGAAGTAG